The proteins below are encoded in one region of Paenibacillus albus:
- a CDS encoding MerR family transcriptional regulator — translation MEYTVQKLGKLAGISTRTLRFYDEIGILKPARMNSSGYRIYGQAEVDRLQQILFYRELGVSLDQIKAMLTDPAFDRAATLLQHRQQLLARRNQLDALIANVDMTIASAEGRMAMTDKQKFEGFKKQMVDENEQKYGKEIREKYGEDAVNKSNAKLQNMTQEQYDEVTRLAKEVQDTLAEAVKQGDPASELAQRAADLHRQWLCFYWEKGKYSKEAHAGLAQMYVDDERFRAYYDANQPGAAEFLRDAIHIYTGAKQ, via the coding sequence ATGGAGTATACGGTGCAGAAGCTGGGTAAGCTAGCTGGCATTAGTACGAGGACGCTGCGATTCTACGATGAGATTGGCATTCTGAAGCCGGCGAGGATGAACTCTTCGGGATACCGGATTTACGGGCAGGCTGAGGTCGATCGGCTGCAGCAAATTTTATTTTATCGGGAGCTTGGGGTTAGTCTGGATCAGATTAAAGCGATGCTCACCGATCCGGCTTTCGACCGGGCGGCGACGCTGCTTCAGCATCGTCAGCAGCTTCTCGCAAGGCGAAATCAGCTGGATGCGCTCATTGCCAATGTGGACATGACGATCGCGTCGGCCGAAGGGAGAATGGCGATGACGGACAAACAGAAGTTTGAAGGTTTCAAGAAGCAGATGGTTGACGAGAACGAGCAGAAGTACGGCAAGGAAATTCGCGAGAAGTATGGCGAGGATGCCGTGAATAAGTCGAATGCGAAGCTGCAAAATATGACGCAAGAACAGTATGATGAGGTGACACGCTTAGCGAAGGAAGTGCAGGATACTCTTGCGGAGGCTGTGAAGCAAGGAGATCCGGCGAGCGAGCTGGCTCAGAGGGCTGCTGATCTTCATCGCCAGTGGCTGTGCTTTTATTGGGAGAAAGGGAAATACAGCAAGGAAGCCCACGCGGGTTTGGCGCAAATGTATGTGGACGACGAGCGATTCCGTGCCTACTATGACGCAAATCAGCCAGGGGCAGCTGAGTTTCTGCGCGATGCGATTCACATCTACACGGGTGCGAAGCAATAA
- a CDS encoding LytTR family DNA-binding domain-containing protein, with amino-acid sequence MSISVYCVRMDPVDNQVVCKNLDILNEVLFMGVTSRPVKKGVKAQYPPGIPMFVTAEATYFQLHSVESYQRMLLPHGFDLFHSSYLVNVPLVDRIEIGRYGNDAYFKGGGSIHVPVSRPKTEEYRQSCY; translated from the coding sequence ATGTCGATCTCGGTATACTGCGTGCGGATGGACCCTGTTGATAATCAGGTCGTCTGCAAGAACCTCGATATCCTGAATGAGGTTTTGTTTATGGGTGTGACCTCAAGACCCGTCAAGAAAGGGGTCAAGGCTCAGTATCCTCCTGGTATTCCGATGTTCGTTACCGCAGAGGCTACATACTTCCAGCTGCATAGCGTTGAAAGCTACCAACGAATGCTCTTGCCGCACGGGTTCGATTTGTTCCACAGTTCATATCTTGTGAATGTTCCTCTTGTTGATCGGATTGAGATTGGGAGATATGGCAATGACGCCTACTTTAAAGGCGGGGGAAGCATCCATGTTCCTGTATCGCGGCCCAAGACGGAGGAATATCGGCAATCTTGTTATTAG
- a CDS encoding molybdopterin-dependent oxidoreductase yields the protein MQNWLARVRKGYGKKLASLHSWNGYIVVVLALTGLVLFQGMWRGILGEGRVIIRYIHIIVGIASLVPVVFYLLLAAKHWKQLKGKTSQKANVLIVLGLLVGWLLSGLLLWQYRAVGPRISNNALYVHDVLTWIGLPYIIYHSITRLKWLKEPHRRTVKTGSEKREILHPAAGQPQALMSRRAFIRVAVGAGIAVAVGPSFLKWVGNALSPGEAIEKIVESDANNMVPLPQALPASSPPIGGGSKGTFRIYTVTEIPAFDNSNFSFVINGLVEKPMQWNWEQFVALKREVQVSDFHCVTGWSVYNNTWEGIKLKDFLKMAGVKPSAKTVKFYSGDGVYTDSLTLEQANMDDVMIAVLHDGKIIPSDLGGPVRLIVPKMYTYKSVKWLNRIELIDTDYIGYWEERGYDNDAWV from the coding sequence ATGCAGAACTGGCTAGCGCGTGTGCGCAAAGGGTACGGGAAGAAGCTGGCTTCGCTCCATTCGTGGAACGGCTACATTGTAGTCGTACTTGCACTAACAGGTCTCGTCTTGTTTCAAGGGATGTGGCGCGGCATTCTGGGCGAAGGCCGGGTCATTATTCGCTATATACATATCATCGTCGGCATCGCTTCGCTCGTACCAGTCGTCTTCTACCTGCTGCTTGCGGCGAAGCACTGGAAACAGCTGAAGGGCAAAACAAGCCAGAAAGCCAATGTCCTCATCGTACTTGGCCTGCTCGTTGGCTGGCTGCTGTCGGGCCTCTTGCTCTGGCAGTACAGAGCCGTCGGACCTCGCATATCGAATAACGCCCTCTACGTGCATGATGTGCTCACATGGATCGGCCTGCCGTACATTATCTATCACTCCATCACGCGTCTAAAGTGGCTCAAGGAGCCGCATCGCCGCACCGTCAAGACAGGCAGCGAGAAGAGGGAGATCCTTCATCCGGCAGCTGGGCAGCCGCAAGCGCTCATGTCTCGGCGTGCTTTTATTCGAGTTGCAGTCGGAGCGGGCATTGCGGTTGCGGTAGGGCCTTCTTTTCTAAAATGGGTTGGCAACGCGCTGAGCCCCGGCGAGGCCATTGAGAAGATCGTCGAGTCGGACGCGAACAACATGGTTCCTCTGCCACAGGCGCTTCCGGCTTCATCGCCGCCTATTGGCGGAGGCAGCAAAGGGACGTTCCGAATCTATACCGTGACGGAGATTCCGGCGTTCGATAACTCCAACTTTTCCTTTGTAATCAACGGTTTGGTAGAGAAGCCGATGCAATGGAATTGGGAGCAATTCGTGGCGCTGAAGCGGGAAGTACAGGTGAGCGATTTTCACTGTGTAACGGGCTGGTCGGTTTACAATAATACGTGGGAAGGCATCAAGCTAAAGGACTTTCTGAAGATGGCCGGTGTTAAGCCGAGTGCGAAGACGGTCAAATTCTACTCGGGAGATGGCGTTTACACCGATTCGCTCACACTCGAGCAAGCGAATATGGACGATGTCATGATCGCAGTTCTACACGACGGCAAAATCATTCCGAGCGACCTTGGCGGCCCTGTGCGTCTCATCGTGCCGAAGATGTATACGTACAAATCGGTGAAATGGCTGAACCGTATTGAGCTTATCGACACGGACTATATTGGATACTGGGAAGAGCGCGGCTACGACAATGACGCCTGGGTGTAA
- the trxA gene encoding thioredoxin → MAVALTKDTFNKSIESGVTLVDFWAPWCGPCKMQLPIVEELSTELAGSATIAKINVDEEPELASQFGVMSIPTLILFKDGQPVDKMVGLQSKAALQGKIQGQL, encoded by the coding sequence ATGGCAGTAGCATTGACTAAAGACACGTTCAACAAAAGCATCGAGAGCGGCGTAACGCTCGTTGATTTCTGGGCGCCATGGTGCGGCCCTTGCAAAATGCAGCTTCCAATCGTAGAAGAGCTCTCCACAGAGCTTGCAGGTTCCGCAACAATCGCAAAAATCAACGTAGACGAAGAGCCGGAATTGGCTTCCCAATTCGGCGTTATGTCGATCCCTACGCTGATCCTCTTCAAAGACGGACAGCCGGTTGACAAAATGGTTGGCCTGCAATCCAAAGCAGCGCTTCAAGGCAAAATTCAAGGTCAACTGTAA
- a CDS encoding RrF2 family transcriptional regulator yields the protein MNSEFTIAVHSLVYLAYLPERMAPSEAIADNVSTNPARIRKVMSCLKRGGYVDTREGAGGGYRLTLDPAVVTLADIYRLMAQGSVIPSWCSGDPDMDCVVGSNMREVMDGIFCRAEKQLENYFGGITIAGVLSQIKECKQCP from the coding sequence ATGAACAGCGAATTCACGATTGCCGTACACAGTTTAGTTTACTTAGCTTATTTGCCGGAGCGTATGGCGCCTAGCGAGGCCATTGCTGATAATGTATCGACCAATCCGGCACGTATACGCAAAGTGATGAGCTGTTTGAAGCGCGGCGGTTACGTCGACACGCGGGAGGGCGCAGGCGGCGGATACCGGTTGACGCTTGATCCAGCTGTTGTCACCCTAGCCGATATTTATCGGCTGATGGCGCAAGGCTCCGTTATTCCGAGCTGGTGCTCGGGAGATCCGGATATGGACTGCGTCGTCGGCTCCAACATGCGGGAAGTCATGGACGGTATTTTCTGCAGGGCGGAGAAACAGCTTGAGAATTATTTTGGCGGCATAACGATTGCAGGTGTGCTTAGTCAGATCAAGGAATGCAAGCAGTGTCCTTGA